The Plectropomus leopardus isolate mb chromosome 14, YSFRI_Pleo_2.0, whole genome shotgun sequence DNA window GAGGAGTCCTTAGGCAATATGAATTCTCAGTAGGCAAAAAAAGGAATTCTTTACAAGAAAGaatagtctgtttttttttcttgttcaagAGAAAAACGTCGCTGATCACAAGAAACGGGAGCaaagagagaggctgagagaggaggagaagaggatgaggaggggagagaaaaaagatagaaaaggGGGACATGTTTGAGGGTCATTCATGTCTATTACACAAGCTCAGTTGCTCAGATTCAAAGTGCTAGAGTACATTTGTCTTCCTTTCCTGTCCTTTCTCCCCTCTCGGAAACACAGTGCTGTGTTGATAAAAGATAGCAAGTAAatagtctttcttttttctttactagTGAGTAGTCTTTGACACAGTTGTTGATTCCAGAAACACAGTAATGCGGTCTCGAATGTTTTGCGTTAatcctccttcctctccagcGTCGTCTGCGTGGTGTGGATCCCGTTGCTGTACACCGGGAACGGTAGCGTCGAGAAAAGTCCCTCCGCTGTGGTGAAGACGTTGGCTGCGGTCGTCATCTGGCCTCCCAGGGCGTTGTTCCCGCCCGTAGCGGACGGAGATCCCACAAACGGGCCGGCGGCCGCCGCTGCCGACATGTTGAGCCTGTGGACGTGGTGGTACAGCATCTCCATGGGCGTCTTGGGGTCCAGACCGAATCCCGAGCCGTCGACGAAGTTCATGGCAGCGTTGGGGAGGAGGTTGCCTTGCGCCATGGCTAAGGTGACGTCCGCCGGTGCGTACCTGATGGTCCCGGTGGTGTAGACCCGTGGAGCCGTCGTGCTCGTGGAGGCCAGAGTCCCCGTGACCCGGTGGACCAGCGGGAGCACCACGTTACCGGCCTGCAGACGCTGAAGGGCCTCCAGGTCGCCAGAGTACAGcagtgaggaggaagaggtcgatgaggacgaggaggaggacgaggaagaagaagaggaggtggtgggAGTGCCTTGTTGCTTGTCCCGTGGCGAGGCGGAGAGAGGCGGGGACAGGGGGTCCGCAGAGGAGGCGCTGGAGGGAGGTGCTAAACTGGCAGCGCTGGAAGCAGAAGACGGCGCCGAGCTGCCGTTGTAAGGAGGCTTCCTcactcctcctgctcctccttcgGTTCCAGGAGGGGTGAGGACCGAGTCCGGGATGGCTACTTGAAGAGAGCCTCCCTGTGGCGAGGGGAAGGCCTCGTGGTTCCCCGGAGCCGCCGGCTTGGAGGTCATACTGTACGGAGACTCGTTTCTAGAAATCTCTCTGTTGGGCGGGAAGTTCCAAATGCTGCTGTCGTTGTCGAAGTTGATCGGTTCCGCCATTTCCGTCTTGATTTTTAGGACCGAGGACGTCGCGCTTGCACCGTTTGGGGAGTCAGCGGAGGTTAGGAGGTGGGAGGAGTTGGTGGGCGTGGCCTGGGAGGGGTCAACCAGCGGTGTGGTATCTCCGATGGCGACGGGGCTCGGCGTGGTCGAGGAGAGACGGAGCCTCCTGCTTCGGGATCCGTCCCATTTCTGCACTTTCCTTCTCTTCCGCCTTTTCTGGAGTTTGCCTCCGGCGTTGGCGCTGTCGCAATCTTGCACGCcgccatcctcctcctcctcatcatcctcctcctcctcttcctcctcctcctccgatGAAGACGTCTGCGAGTTGTGCAGCTGTACGTCTTCCCCCTCTCCGTAGTGTTCGACTTTAATATGAAGCCCGCCCAGATTACCCAGTCCTCCGATGGCGCCCAgtccccccaaccccccccctccccccagcctcccccgcccccccccccctagcCCCCCCAGCCttccccctccacctcccccacctccccctccacctcctacccttgcctcctcctgctcttctcCTTCTGCATCTGACGGCTCCAGACTGTCGTCGCTGTCCTGGCTCTCGGGGTTACTCGAGCTGTCTCCTTCTTCCTGACGCTTCATTTCCTGTTCGGAGGAGCAGTGTGGTTGGCCGGGCTGCTGCTGACGCTTGCTGTCCGTCTCCGGGTCCTCGCGTTCTGATTGGTGGCCCGGCTTCCCCTCGGACTTGGCGTTCTCGTTGTCTGTTGAGGAGAAAGAGGGCAAACTGGTGAAAAAAATCCAGGTCCATTTGACATGCATCGTCCTCGGCGGATGAGGACGCCGCTGTAACGTTGACATAAAATTGACAGAAATACAATGAAATGTGGTTCAGATATTTCAGCAtctttaaaagcaaaactgttGTGGCATTAAAAGAGACAACAGTCAACAGAGACAATAAGCtcctccattaaaaaaaaaaaaaaatcttcatgtGGCTGAGAAATTAAGGATTCGGATCGTGTATCTGCGCTGTGACTCTCAGGTGCTGATCCTTTTATTTTCCCGGACAGGGTTTccatgtgttgtgttgtgtcgCGGCCGCGCTGATGTGTGTTCAGtatctgttgctgctgctgttcaggCATGTTGGCTCTGTCCAgcccattacacacacacacacacacacacacacacacacacacacacacacacacttcaaaccCTGCCAGCACACACCGAGGCCAGCGGCTGCCCAGCTGGCAGCGCTCGGACTCCCTCGTGGCACCTGAAATGTCGACTCAATTGCTTTGTCTGGGGAAAACCTTGTATCTCCATTAAGTGTGCTCTCCAAGCAAAACAGATTTATTCTCAGGCTGGAATCAGAAACGGACCTGCGGTCTGAAGTGTTCGCCGGAGAGCCAGAGAAgctttgtttctatttattcataaaataacacacatCACTATTCGTCAGGTAGAAAACCATAAAGTCTggatttatttctgttgttgttgttgtttccacagtccatcttttttcttttttttaagatggagACAGGTGTTTCCAATAACTACAGATTGAAATGGagatttttgatcatttatttattttttttggcttttgccttaaTTGTgacaggacagagaggggaagacatgcagcaaagggccgaggctgtaATCAAACTCACGGCCGCTGAGCCACAGGCCGCCttatcattatttatcattatttaaaatatggcTTTAATTGGATTATTTCAGTTGTGTCTGTGACTCCCAGGAACAGAGCTGTCGTCATTTGGCTTCTTTTGatattagctaaaaaaaaaaaaaaaatagtttgttacCAGTTAACCCATTAACaccagagcaaattgatttgatttctacaaaaaaaaaaaaaaaacacggggagaaggcagcaagcaacttaacaagacaaaaaaggtaaaaacaaattattaaaaaaagttaacaaaaaacaaagcaaatacatGAAAATGACGCTGACAAAGTATTTAATTCATATATTCCATTATATTTTAtctctaacataatttttaaatgatttataaatatagtttactcgacatttttgtctcttattttgtgtggataattaaaaaaaacaaacaaagtcccctcttttttaaaatgtattttttaggtaattttcttgtctacTTTTACTAGTTTCTCacaattttttggccatgtgtTGCCCAGTTGGTCATCATTTTTCCCCTCTGcatatttagaaagaaatcgaaccaatctgatcaggtttcaaagggttaatgggtgTTGGGTTTTCAACTTAGTTCAACTTAAAACATAACACCTGCAATTTTTCTAGCTATGTTTTTCTTAGTAATCTCATGTTTTTATCATGCAAACAGGAGGAAAAGGTGCATTTGTTGGagactattttcagcagcggattaatccacatttaatGCTCTTTAGTGAGTATTTGCACCAGCAGGATGGTGTGTGTGggattaaaacaaaacttgtgTAATTTTATGTTAATGTCATTAATATTATGTTGTATTGCACTTATAAAAACACCATTACGAGACATAAAACTacaatgtgttattttgtatCTGCAAGCCCATTGGTTcatttttagaaatgtgtagttatttcctaaaaacagccgGTCCCTGCAGTTTTGATCATACAAACAGTAGGAAAAGGTGCATTTGTTTGGGACTTTTTTCAGCGGCAGATTTATCCACATTTAGTGCTCTTTATTGactatttgtaattttatgtcAGTATCGTTAATATTTAGTTGCATTGCactaataaaaacaccataataaagagactctttgttttttggcagcTGCACTCGTGCGCTCTCTGGCTCTGCACAGATTGCATCCGAACAGAACAAAGGTCAAAGGTGGAATATCTCATTTTAGAATATGTTGAGCCTGAGCACCTCGGGCCTGTTGGAGCCCGACTGAAGCTGGCCGCCTCCCGCAGCAGCTGGCATCAGTTTACAGCCGACGGGGTGCCAGAATCGCTCTCCTCCAGCAAGAATAACAGCTGGCACTGATTCTCATCGTGCCAACGCAGGCTGCAGGACTCGATAATGTTATGCTCAAGGTGGAGGCCGCGTATTGGTTTAAATTCAACTCTGCTGGCAGCGTGCAAGCTTTGTCTTCTTCAGCGATGGCTGTGTTTGAGATGTTGGTGACACACTGTTAATCCTTAATTTGTATTTCTGCATCtgaattcagcattttttaagatCTAATTTATTCTTCTGTATTGAAGCTCACGTCAGGTTCGGGCTCCTTtagtggttttttttatgtttccagTAAAACAATTAAgattatttgtgttattttcagcAATTATTCtggtaaacaacaaaaaaagctaaaatcaaAGCTTGTGCTGTGTGAGAATTACTGACAGATAATTGAAATACTTGatttatgtgactttttatatgttttaaccTTTTATCCTGTGCATCAGGACCACACAGTCAGAtctcctgcaggctgcagcttcaCTTTCTCTGCAGACGCAATAAGACAAACGCAGattctcaaactgctgctggcaGATTTTATCAGCTCCGGTTCGCTGGACGACATCCGCTCTGAGACGTGGATGAGAACTCTGTGTCcagctgaaataaaaactgcaaaaacagggTCAAAGACTTCAGGTGAGACCAGAGACTTTCGGCAATACCTGAGACTCTACACAAGACCGGACACTTTAGGCGTGACTGAAGACTTTGGGAGAACTGGACACTTTAGTCAAGACTGGAGACTTTCGACAAACCAGAGACTCTGGGCAAGACTGGAGACTTTAGGCAGGACCAAAGACTTTGGGTGAGACAGGAGGCTTTAATCAAGATTAGAGATTTCTGACAAAACCAGAGACTCTCAGCAAGACCAGAGAGTTTAGGCGAGACTGGAGACTTTACTGAAGACTGGAGACTTAAGTCAAGACCAAAGACTCTAGACTGGAGACTTTAATTGAGACAGACTTTAGGTGAGACTTGAGACTCTAAGCAAGACAGGAGACTTTGGGCAAGACCAGAGACACTGGTGAAGACAGGAGACTCTTGGCAAGGCTGAAGACTTTAGACGAAACCAGAGACTTTAGTTGAGACTGGACACTTAAGTCAAGACCGGAGACTCTAAGCGAGACTGAAGTCCGGTTTTGTTTGACCcgatatttctttctttttttttttttaacaaaatctgCTTTTAAATACTGTTGTGGACAAAACTGGCCTATGAAAAAGCAGTGGGGACATGTCCCCAGGGTATGGGACACCTAAATGATgagagcagaaacagacagcagGGATCAGAGGCGGCATCGTGACACATTGACAGCTCGTTCCCGCTTCTGTCTGGCTGCTGATTGGTCGACTGTGTTTCGCTGCTGTCCTGCGGACACTGAACCGAACAGTCAGTCCAAACCGCTCCAGCCACACTTTCACCGACAGAAACTGGCTTCTCTTTTCTACAGACAAAAGTTAATTATTACATTCGTCGTTCAGCACCTCTTTTAAAAGAGTCACTAAAAAGGTCTTTTAAAAGTCGCCAAAACTATCAGGACAGTCGGTGTCCGGTACGTTCGGGGGCTTCGCAGACGTCATGTGTCGGTGTTACGCTGCACCGCGGTGTCGCATGTGTTTCGGTGCATTATCTGGACGCTGTTCTGTGGAGCTCTGCGGCCCTTGTTGTGTCGCGGTGTGAAGTTTGGAGGTATTTCTGTGGCGTTTGGTAGcattattctgtgttttatgtgtttttgtggcgGCGTTGCAGCGCTGCCAGTGAGCGCTCAGTCCCTGCAGCTGTTGGCGTTCATCACCATCCAGCCTGGCACGCGCGGCACACTGGCACCAACTGATAAAACGTCTTTGGCTTCCTCTGACTGATCAGGCTGTTCCTCACTGCCGGTGTTTACAGTGGTAGCACTTGAAGAGGTGCTTGTGAGGAATCATACAGGTTTTATGAGTGCGTTGTGTGCGAGAAAAATCTGACcgtaacaaaaaaacacaagaaacatttTCACTTTCCTTCTTCTCACAGTTCAGTGCTGTTTGATTGTCTCCCTCCACCCTTCTCAATGATGTTTAATTGGttttcagtctttcttttgttccttccgtttttatttttacactcaCCAGAGTTTTCTTTGGACTCGGAGTCAGAGTCGGAGGTTTCGGAGGACTCGGAGGTTTTCTCGGGCAGGTTTGGCAGCTGGGCGATATCCATGGGTGTGTCTTTATACTCTGGATTactgtgaaaaaacacagacagatacatatatgttttagtcatttttgtattttttggcctttttttttaattgtatgaatgaatgataCAGATTTACACGGACGACCCTCATTATCcgtattttccaaaatgttgactACAAAATTGGAAATAGGAAAAATTAGTTGTATccgtttgtttgttgttgtttttttcccttttggttttggaaacaaatattgaaaaaacaggtcattattttgtttttttgttttaattttgaaaaaaaataaacaaatgatgcaaagattttaagaaaacatcCCTGTGCTcctgagttatttttaaataaactaatgtgcaattgtgttattttattgtttaattctGATTCAGTAAATTAATTTCACCAATTTAATTTTAACTAATTAATCTTTTGCGTGCATGCATCATTCACTCATCCACCACTTGGGTgctcttttttggatttttgtgcataatcttttttttttttttaattttgtagaaTATTGTAGATCAGATTAAATTTAGGCTTGTCGTCGCCATGACGACGGGGCCGAGTTGACCCACTGACCTGAGGACGTAGTTGACCCAGATGACGTTTTTCTCGTTGGCGTTCTTGGCGTTGATGGAGATGGTGGCGCTCGACTGGATCCAGATGTAGCCGCTGTTCTTCTGGATCCACCGGTAATACTTTGTCACACACTGACCCTTATTCAtcactgagagagagacacaaacagagagggagggaggggagaggagggaggaaggagaggagaggagaggagaggagagagggagggaggaagggagggaggaagagagagagagagagcgagagagagagagagggagggagagtgagagtgagggagggaggaagggaggagaggatTTTGAGGATAGAGTTTCACACCAGGAGGGATCATCAtaggacaggagagaggaagaggagagtgaggagtgagagagagaggtttgTGATGTCAGAGATGGATTTTGTTTGATATTCTGAATGTTTCACACCAGGGGCTGAGCGTCTCGATCATCatacgagagagagagagagagggagaagagtttcagagagagagagagagagagcgagagagagagagagagagagagagagagagaggcagtcATCAGATGTCATGTGACAGCTGGCTGagagctgctctgctgctgccgtCATTAATCAGACCAACACACACTGccagcatctgtgtgtgtgtgtgtgtgtgttcataggTGTGTGTAGCTGTCTGGTCatgtttctttgtctctctgatTGGCCCGTGAGAATACACCCTCACCGTACATGCCGTGTGTCCTGATATGCACTTTATAACACGATATCTATGATCAGCTACTTTGTGCTCATATGTTCACACGTAAAGTTATAACAGTTAACAGCAGCTGCCTGATGAGGAGGACCAGTGTTAGtgagagggacacacacacacacacacacacacacacaagattaaaaaaaaaaacccaggaaGGTTGGtgatacaaaatttaaaaaaaaagatgaaactgTCCAACAGTCCACATTTCAAGTGTCTAAACAGTTCTGTTTGACATGATTGACCTTtaatcaaatacaaatacaaaactactaaaaaaagaccaacagagatgcaaaataaatacaaggagacacaaaataacaaatacaaaaacaaatgacctcaaagagacaaaaagatgaataatgacaacaaagagctgcaaaacaacaacaacaaatttggcaaaactacaaaatgtgtgtgtttggctccTCTGTAGGAGAGGTTGTGGGgcccctttgcatatctgtgctcGGGGGCCCGATGTCTCATCGCTGAGATTTTCTCAATGCAAAGCAAAGTTTTGCttctaattttttaattttttttttttatgtgacatgctgcgttcagacgcctctcagaagcagtttaaccctttgaaacctgaccacattggtttgctttctttcaaaaaaaatgtttgcaagaAACGTCCCatacattgcaagaaattagtcaaaagagacaaaaaataacctgaaactTTACTTTAAAAGGGGCTGAAAATTATtcgaaaaatatatattttttaaaaatagggaaaatatctaatatgtatatttatttataatcaaTATATGATTGAAATgatgttacagagaaaaaaatacatatatttaaaaatgttggctccAAAGTTCCAAAGCAAGAGCAAtttcttgtatgttttctttttttacttttatgtttttgcgtttataatttcttttaactttttactaatttctcgctatttttcatttttattttttgtattaagcTGCTCCTTGccttctcaccatgtttttgaaagaaaacaaacttgtctgctcacatttcaaaatgttaatcTTTAATCCAACACCATTAAAACCCCCCAAacttaagataagataagattaaGATAAGAGTTTTGACTGATACTTCAGAACACTGATTTTCTTCAGAGTTTGGAGCACATTAACCTTTTGTGCATCGAGTTTTTGCATATTTCACTCCACTAAAGGGCGATTACAACATCTTCACCTGAAAGAGCTGCTGTACCCGCCGCTCTCCACCAGATAGCGCTGTGTCACTGCGACAGCATCACATGTCCTCAGGAGGtggcaaccccccccccccccccccccccccccttaccCACCTTCACCCCACACCCCTGCTCCGCCCTGCGACGGTACGCAGGCAATAAATTTGGCTAAATTAACCACTAAATGGTTATCTCAAGCAATATGTATCGGCATTAATCAGGAGCCGCTCAAACAGAAACAGTCAGAGACCAGAAGCGAGGGCCACTAAATTCATATCCCTCTCCTCCATTTAATTACGGACACAAATAGGTTTTTCCATGacggagaagaaagagagagaaagtagaGAGGGTGATTTATATAAAAAGAAGGCCAGTAATTAAAAACTATTAGAAACTAATAGCATTGTTTAAGACGACATCCCCAGGGCCGCTGTAATTGACTTTGGTCGGGCGGCCGGCGCTCATTCGTTCTCTATTTGTCTATTcatagagagaaaaagagagagggagagagggagagagagaggggagagagaagagagagagagagagagagagagagagagagagaaagagagagagagggagcgagag harbors:
- the LOC121953749 gene encoding LOW QUALITY PROTEIN: neuronal PAS domain-containing protein 3 (The sequence of the model RefSeq protein was modified relative to this genomic sequence to represent the inferred CDS: substituted 1 base at 1 genomic stop codon); translation: MIRIFPDFSVQVTASGAGGPGAGGGGGGGGMVAGPQVGRVPVPIPGATNGTPQSVQGITAYQQSDPYWERPANAGSCSAARPKTLHLAGQQHTSSPWLQALRKEKSRDARAIAAGKENFEFYELAKMLPLPGAITSQLDKASIIRLTISYLKMRDFANQGDPPWNLRMEGPPPPTPLSKVGPTRRKSPDSTAIEVFLXKYHWPQVQLGSDLVQSLDGFVFALNKEGRFLYISETVSIYLGLSQVELTGSSVFDYIHPGDHVEMAEQLGMKLPPGRGMSLSQGAVNEDGASSASSSSHSETPEPVESSSPSLLAPDNTLERSFFIRMKSTLTKRGVHIKSSGYKVIHVTGRLRIRMALAHSRSVPNQIMGMVVVAHALPPPTINEVRIDCQMFVTRVNMDLKIIYCENRISDYMDLTPVDIVGKRCYQFIHAEDVEGIRQCHLDLMNKGQCVTKYYRWIQKNSGYIWIQSSATISINAKNANEKNVIWVNYVLSNPEYKDTPMDIAQLPNLPEKTSESSETSDSDSESKENSDNENAKSEGKPGHQSEREDPETDSKRQQQPGQPHCSSEQEMKRQEEGDSSSNPESQDSDDSLEPSDAEGEEQEEARVGGLGNLGGLHIKVEHYGEGEDVQLHNSQTSSSEEEEEEEEEDDEEEEDGGVQDCDSANAGGKLQKRRKRRKVQKWDGSRSRRLRLSSTTPSPVAIGDTTPLVDPSQATPTNSSHLLTSADSPNGASATSSVLKIKTEMAEPINFDNDSSIWNFPPNREISRNESPYSMTSKPAAPGNHEAFPSPQGGSLQVAIPDSVLTPPGTEGGAGGVRKPPYNGSSAPSSASSAASLAPPSSASSADPLSPPLSASPRDKQQGTPTTSSSSSSSSSSSSSTSSSSLLYSGDLEALQRLQAGNVVLPLVHRVTGTLASTSTTAPRVYTTGTIRYAPADVTLAMAQGNLLPNAAMNFVDGSGFGLDPKTPMEMLYHHVHRLNMSAAAAAGPFVGSPSATGGNNALGGQMTTAANVFTTAEGLFSTLPFPVYSNGIHTTQTTLERKED